CGAGCCAAGAAGGAGGAACGGGCATGCTTATCATCGGACTGGATATTCACCGCGCCTTCGCCGAAGCAGTGGCATGGGAGGAGGGCAGGCTCAGGCGACTCGGCCGCGTCGACATGCGGCGCGATCTGCTGGCGGCGTTCGCCGCGAAGCTGTCGCCGAACGATGTCGGGGTGATCGAGGCCACCGGCAGCGCGACGTCCGCTGCAGCTGTGATTGCGCCGCATGTGAAGAAGGTGGGGATCGCCAAGCCGAAACAGGTGTTTATCGTTGCCTATGCCAAGATCAAAACGACGATCGACGCCGACGTTCTTGCGCAGCTCTATGCCAGCGGCTTCTTGCCAGAAGTCTGGATTGCGGACGAGCCGACGCAGGCTCTGCGTCGACAGGTGACACGGCGCAATCAGATTGTCCGACAGAGATCTCGATTGAAGAGCGTCATCCAGTCGATCCTTCATAGCCACCTGATCCGTCCTGCCCGCATGCCGACCTGTGCGGCGCCAAGGGTCGGACCTGGTAATCGAGCAGGTCGTACCGCAGGACGAGCGCCTCGCGATCGATGGGCATCTGCGCGAGTTCGACCGATTGGGCGAAGACCTCCAGGTCATCGAACGCGATCTTGTCCGCTCGGCTCTCGAGGATGAAGGCGTGAAGCGGCTGATGACCATTCCCGGCGTCGACATCACCGTCGCGCTGGCGATGAAGGGCGGCGATCGGCGACGTGTCGCGCTTCGACGATCCGCAGAAGCTCGTGACCTATCTCGGGTTGAACCCAAGCGTCCAGCAGTCCGGCCAGGTCCGGCCTACCATGGGCGGATCACCAAGCAGGGCCGTGGTCATGCGCGCGGCATGCTCGTCGAGGCGGCCTGGGCGGCCGCTCGTGCTCCCGGACCGTTGCGAGCCTTCTCCCTGCGGCGTGCGAGCCCGGCGCGGACAGCATGTCGCGGCCGTGGCAACCGCACGCAAACTCTCTGTCGTGATCTGTCATCTGTTGAGAAGGGCGAGAGTTACGCGTAGGCTCGACCCTCCCTGCATGCCAAGAAGCTTGCGCGATGTGGAACTCAAGGCCGGGAGCAAGGCTGTGCGCGGCCAAAAGGGAGCGCACGCCTACAACATAAAGAGCCACCGGGAAGAAGAGCGCCGCTGGGTGGAGCAGGCCGAGGGCGCCTATGCACGCCTCGTCGCCGGTTGGAACCCACGAGGTCCGAAGAGGGTAGGCACGGATGCCGCAAACCGGGCGCCCAGCTTGGCATAAGGGCTACGTGGCCTCAGGAAGCGTCGTCGCCAATGCAGACCATGGACGAATTCCCAGCCGATGCCGAGATGCCGGTCGACCGTGCCTGTCGCCGTCCGGTGATGCGATGCCCCCGAGCGGATGAGTTCGCCCCGGATGCTCCCGGTCACGACGCACGGGTTCGGGTTCCAAGGCGCTCAGTTTTGTTCGCGCCCAATCGGTGTAGGACGCGGCAGAAAATACGAGCGTGACGAAATCGGGAAGAATGATCCTGAAGCGGCGATTCGGTAGAGCCGGGTCAAACTATCCGACGAAATAAACGAGCACTGGATGGGCGGGAGAGCGTCGCGAACTGGAGGGCAAGAGCTCCCGGACGCAGCGTTAAGTTTGAATACCTCCGCGGACATGGTCGCGAGCTTATCGCGCAAATAATCGAGCAGCCGAGCGCCGGCCGCACTCATGACCGGCTGGGCTCGGTTAATCCTGCATGCCGCGCCCATGAGGTTGCGCTCTGTCGGGAGTGCGTCGAGCACAACGACGAGATGTAGTTCACGATCTTTGAAACGCGTGGTCAACTATCCAAAGTGTGGATGCCTTTCATCGAAACAAACGATTTCATCAATGTTCTGGAATCCTGCATGGGCAGAAGCACCTGACGCACACCGATGCCCCCACTGCCTCATGGCGTGGCGAGCGTCTTAAGAAACCGCCCGAAAGGAGATTTTTCATGCGCTCTACCGGGCAGTGGAGTGCTGGGAAAGGGAGTTGCAACTGACCGGGTCCGACTTCTTCCGAGCCTATGGACAGACTGGGAGACGCGCACGGTGTAGCGGCTCACATCGTCATACTGCACCTACGCCACACACCGGCCGGACCTGATCCGGCTTTATGAGCATTGGGCTTTGTCAGTTGCCCAAGCGTGATGGCTTTCGCGACGCGGCGCGCCTCAGGAACTGAGCCGCGTCCAGGTCGAAACGCGGGAAAGAAAGACAGGAAACAGAATGGCCGATCAATTCGCAACGGACGTCATTGCCCTGATCAAGAAACGCGCCGAGTCGGAGAGCGGTGAGGGAATGCCTACGTCATTCGTCGGCGAGATAACAATCGCCACGGAACTGGACGCGCTCGGGTTTGATTCGCTGGGTTTGGCGGACGTCCTCTGGGATGTGGAGCAGGCCTACGGCATCAAGATCGACATGAACACGGCCGATGCCTGGTCCAATCTCAAGAATGTCGGCGACGTCGTGGAAGCCGTCCGCGGCTTGCTTGCGAAGGAGGCTTGAATGGACAGGCGCGTCGTTATCACCGGAGTGGGCGGCCTGTGCGGACTGGGCACCGACGCCGCCTCTATGTGGAAAGAGATGCGCGAAGGCCGCTCCGCCATCGGCCCGATCGCCAATTCCGAGCTTCATGACCTGGAGGGCATGACCGGCGCTGAGATCAAGGCGCTGCCCCAGCACGACATCAATCGCAAGCAGTTCGTCTCCATGGCCCGCTTCAGCTTGCTCGCCGTGCTTGCAGCGCGCGAAGCCATGCGGCAGGCCGGACTTTCCTGCGACGAGGGGAATGCCCATCGCTTCGGCGCGACAGTGGGCGTCGGCGGCTTGGGCTGGGATGTGATGGAGGAAACTTACCGGGCCCTCCTTTTGGACGGCGCGAGGCGAGTTGGCATCCTCGCTGTACCCAAAACGATGCCAAGCGCCGCCGCCGGCCAGGTGAGCTTGAGCCTCGGCTTGCGCGGGCCGGTCTTCGGGGTGACCTCCGCATGTGCCTCGGCCAACCATGCGATCGCCTCGGCGGTGGACCAGATCAAGCTGGGCCGGGCCGACGTAATGGTTTCCGGAGGCAGCGACGCACCCTTCGCATGGGGCGTGCTGAAAGCATGGGAAGCAATGCGCGTGCTTTCACCCGATACCTGCCGGCCCTTCTCCGCCGATAGGAAGGGCCTGGTGCTGGGCGAGGGTGCGGGCATGGCCGTGCTGGAAAGCTACGAGCATGCCACGAGGCGTGGTGCCACAATTCTTGCCGAGATCGCCGGCGTCGGCCTTTCCGCCGATGCCTTCCACATTGCCGCGCCATCTGTCGAGGGGCCAGCGTCGGCGATGCGCGCCTGCCTTGCCGATGCCGGGCTGAATGCCGAGGACGTCGACTACCTCAACGCGCACGGCACCGGTACCAAAAGCAATGATCAGACTGAAACGGCGGCGATCAAGCGTGTGTTTGGAAACCACGCTTATTCGATGTCCATCTCTTCCACCAAGTCCACGCACGCGCATTGCCTCGGCGCAGCGAGCGCGCTTGAAATGATCGCCTGCGTGATGGCAATCCAAGAGGACGTCGTGCCGCCGACCGCCAACTATCGCGAGCCAGATCCCGCTTGCGACCTCGACATCACACCCAATGTGCCGCGCGAGCGCAAGGTGCGCGTCGCCATGAGCAACGCCTTCGCCATGGGCGGTACGAACGCAGTTCTGGCATTCAGGCAGGTGTAGAAGCCATGCAAGACGCCTCATTTGAGGTCACCTGTCGTATCTAGCTGCTTGAGGGGCGGGGCATTGTGATACAGGGAGAGCTGTGGGGTCCCTCCTTCTCGGCCTCGACGATGTGGAAGGAGCCTGTGCGGCGAAACGGGCTAGACGCCCCCAGGCCCAGAACTTGGGCGAAACCAACTCCCACCAAAGGACAGCCGGTTTAGTAGCCGAACAATGAAACCTCGCTCGACGAGCCGCCGTCTCTACTGTCTCCGGCCTCACGCGGTTGAAGCGAACAGCGCAGCAGCTACTGTTCCGCACAACTCGGATGGCAATTGGGACAAGTCCGCACATGTCGTCACGTACGCTGAACGCCGCAGGTACAGCCAAACTGGGGCGGGGCGTTTCTGCCGTTTTGATAGAATTCTATCAAACTGACAATTTTCCTTGCATAAATGCAAGGAGAGCTCGGTTGACTCCCCTCCTTTCTTGTCAAGGATGAGTTTGCAGGCTGCGGTGCGGCAGAAGCCGGACAGAACAGCGACCGGTCGAGTAAAGGCCTGCGCAAACCGCATATTGCGAGCGCCCGCGCGGAGGAAGACGCTCGTCCTGGTGAAAGGCAACGATGCTCAGGCGCCATTGCCATTTGCCGAGGGCGTCCGCGCGCCGAAAATTTCGAAGCAACAAAGGTGAGATCGAGAATGATGATGACGAAATACAACACAGCTCACCGTCCAGTGCAGTTCTACCGGCGGGTGGCGGAGTGGGATGGGCTGCCAAATGGAACGTAAAAAGATCAGCAAGGAGATGCTTGGCGATAGTCAGGCGCTGCGCAAGCTGCGTGAGCACCTTGTCAAGGTGGCCAAGGCGAAGACTACGGTCCTGTTGCGAGGTGAATCCGGAACCGGTAAGGAGCTGGTTGCCAAAGCCATTCACGAGCTCTCGCCTCGCGCCAAGCAGCCCTTCATCAAGGTCAATTGCGCGGCGCTCACCGAGACGCTTCTGGAATCTGACTTGTTCGGTCATGAGAAGGGTGCCTTCACCGACGCGAGCAGTTTGCGCAAGGGGCGCTTTGAGGCTGCCGACAAAGGCACATTGTTTCTGGACGAGATTGGCGAAATATCAGGTTCGTTCCAGGCTAAGCTGCTGCGTGTCCTGCAGGAGCAGGAGTTTGAGCGCGTCGGCAGCAACCACACCATTAAAGTTGATGTTCGCGTGATTGCCGCAACGAACAGGGACTTGGAAACGGCAGTTCAACGCAAGGAGTTCCGGCAAGACCTCTATTATCGCATCAACGTCGTCACTTTACGCGTGCCGGCATTGCGCGAAAGGCGAGGTGATATTCCGCTCTTGGCCGCTCAGTTTCTCAAGAATTTCAATACTGAGAATGATCACACGCTGACCTTCGCTCCCGAAGCGATTGAGGTGCTAATGAACTGCGAATTTCCAGGCAACATCCGAGAGCTCGAAAACTGCGTTCAACGGACGGCAGTTCTGGCGACGGGTCCATCAATCCTCAGAACTGACTTTGCCTGTTACGCGGATCAGTGCTTGGCCGCGGCGCTGTGGAAGAACGGACCGCCGACGTCAGAGAAGTCGACTACGATCCAGCCTTCCGCCGCCTGTGCCGCCCCGCCCGTCGGCGACGGGCAAGCGCCGATAGGCCCTGCCACGAGTCGTGGTAGGGTGCCCGATGCCGATACGGTCATTGCTGCCATGGAAAAGTGTGGCTGGGTGCAGGCAAAGGCGGCGCGCCTGCTCGGTTTGACCCCGCGCCAGATCGGCTACGTGCTGAGAAAACGCGGTATCGAGATCAAGCGTCTCTGAAACAACCCGCCGAGCAAGAGCTGGAGCAGGTCAAGCATTGGTGCTCTGGCGAGCCCATCGGCCAGGCTTACGAAGTGGGTGTGAACAGCGCTGCCAAGATTCCGGCCGTGTGCTTTCTACCACGTAGTCATACTGGGGCTCTGCGACTGACAAACTAAAAAGGAGTAATCCTATGGCTAGTAACTTCGCTCTACACCGCAAGGCAAATCAATTCGACGTGCCTGGATCCAGAAATAATCGATGTATTATTGGTGACACGCCAGCATGCGTAGAGGCGACGCGCAGATCTCCGCTGGCGGGACCTGGTCGATACATTAGCTGATGGCTTACCGCTCGATATCACGCAATCTGAGATGGGCATGAAAGTGAGTTCGACCGCTGGACAGTTGCCGACCTCGTCAGGTATTGGCCCCTGCGACCGGTTGATCTGCGATATCCAAATTCGCGGAAGTTGGTCGAGACGAAACTGTCGCCCCGGCTCGTGACCGACCGCGCGCCCGGCAAGACCGAGTTACAAAGTTGCCGAGGCAGTTTGATGTGCGTTCCTGCATCACTGTACGGGACACGACCTGACGGGAGACTATGATGCGTAGCCAAAAAGAAAAGATGCTCGCAGGCGAGTTTTACAATGCGGCGGATCCGGAGATCCAAGCTGACCTGTTGGCCACCGGGGCTTGGCTCAAGCGGTACAATGATACGCTGGGGCAGACCACGGGGCATTGGCATGAGCTTTTGTCCGAGCGGCTGGGAGAGGTTGGGCGCGGAACGGTCATCCGTCCGCCCTTTTTTTGCGACTACGGATTCAATATCCGCATTGGAGCCAATGCCTACATCAACTTCAACTGCGTTATTCTTGACGTGGTAGAGGTCAAAATCGGGCAAGGAACGGCAATTGGGCCTGCTGTGCAGATTTATACCGCCGATCATCCACATGATGCCGAGCAGCGGCAGGCCGGCCTGCAGGTCGGGCGTCCTGTTCACATTGGCAGCCGTGTCTGGATCGGCGGTGGAGCAATCATTCTGCCTGGCGTCACGATTGGTGATAATGCAGTGGTAGGCGCTGGCTGCGTGGTCACACGAGATGTTCCCGCCGGGGCAAAGGTAGTGGGAATTCCTGCTCGCGTGGCCGACCCACATAAACAGGCATAATCAACCTCGTTGACCCTGGAGGTGCATGCGAACTGTCGAAACTGTGCCGAATTTTTGTCGAAGCCATTGAGCGCTGCATATGTTGTCGCGACTCGGGCGCTTCAGTTCTTTTGCCACGGGGGTCACAAGATCATGTGCGTAATGCCGCCGCAACGTGCTCACGTCCCGCAGCAGCGGACCCTTTCACATCGCCCAACGAATTCAGAGCCTACGTTGTGCTGCCACTAGCATTACTACTCACGAATGTATTCCCAACTGAGTTTTCGCCCTTGGAGGCAAGCAGCGACTCACCAGCAATCGCCGGCCATTAATCCTGGCTAGCATCGACCCCGACGAGGCGAGCCGCGGCGTTGCGGATCGGCATGTCGATGACCGTGATTGCGCCTTCGGCAAGGAAACGACGTTCGTTTCTGGTCAGCGTAGCCGAATCGATCACCGCAAAATGTGGGCCAGTGGGGCGCTTCATCAGCTGTCTGGCATATGTGCGCAGCATCTGATCGTTGAAGCGGCAGCCCACGAAGAAAAAACCCCGGTTGACGCGCCGTTGCTTCACCGCGTCCGGGATCGGCGTCTGGATATCAATTTCGGTTAGGACTTCGACGTAATCGGAATCAGCCACGAGGAAGTTTGCCGCCGGCCTGACGCTGCCGTGCGGCGCATAGAGCACCGTCCTAGCCACTTGTTCGGCCTCGAGTTCTGTTCCTGACAAATCGTAAGTTCTCGTCCAGATGTTACCGATTCCGGTCGCGCGCGTCGTTCCTTGTATCTCGACAACGTCTGTTTGGCCGGCCTCTGCAAGGGCTGCTCGCATGGCGCCATCGTACCAGCTGTCGATGATGACAGACAGTTGAAGGGTTGCGAGCCAGGCGTGAAGAACGGTCGGCTCGGCGGGGGCTGCGAATATCTCCGCCATCCACGCTTGGAGAGTCCGACGATGTCGGCGCTGCTCGATAAACTGCGCGACCGACCACATATTGGTGCGAATCCTGGAAGGGGCAGGCGCCCGCTTGTTGAGGGCCGCGGCGACATCTTCAGGGGTGCAAGGTACAGGTGATTCCGGTGGGTTAAGCTGCAGAAGACCAGGACCGAGATAGGGGATCACTCGATCGGCCTTGAGAGCGCCGTTCAGCAGGTCAATCAGTTTTTTGGCAAAACTGCCCCGGACGACGACGAGATGGTCCCAGCTCAGCATCGTGTTCATACGCGTTTCCTCTCCGCCACTGAACCCACCGGCATCAGGCCCCGTCGGAAATCTTCATCGCCTCGACGGTGATCGGCAAACGCGTGTCGCGCGGAAGGTCGGGCAGCATGAGCCGCCAACCGTTCCTGAGCGTCACGGTCCCGCCCCATAAGTCAGCGTTCTCAATCTCGGTGATCGGCTCTTCGAGATCCTTCTTGGGGACATAAGCCGACAAGCCAGTAGCGGTCCTGCGAATCATTACTTTCATCCGGCTGTTCCCCCGTTGGAAATGCCTTCAGCTCCGCAGGGAACCTCGACTTTGTCGAGGCTAATGAGTTCGCGCGCTCGCATGCCGACGACCGTGCCACGATCGATCCATTCGACCGCATAGATGAAGAATTGCTGGAGAAAGGTTCCAATGTCGCGCACGTAGCCTTCGTCGCCCTTCCGCACGAGGTTTTCGCCGATCTCCTTGCCGGGATAGGTGCCGTCGTTTTTTATGTGGCGTATCGCACGGACCCGCTCACCCTGCATGAACCGTGGCGGTCTGCCGATTTCGACCTCCTGTTCGCGTCTGGACCACATGCTGTCCATTCCTTTCTCGAGGCTTTTGTTGTGGTCGCGGGTTGCAGGCGTCGTCGTGCGGCGAACCCGACCGTTTCGGTAGGAATCAAGCGGGAACGCAGGTTTTCGGTACCGGACAGACCGACACGCATTGCTGCGTATCGAAGGCCTCCTTGCATTCGGTGCACTTGTTTGGATCGATCACATAGGCGTCGCCCTTGAACTTGATCGCTTCCGAAGGACATTCGAACTCGCAGGCCCCGCATTGGGTACATTGGGATGCGATGATCTTTAAAGCCATTCTAACTCCTGGTTATCGGACGAGACGGCTCAGGCCGTCGCCGCTAGTGGTCTGATCCCAAACTCTGCCGCGTAAAGTGCGCTGACTGCGGTCTCGATGTAGTCATGGCCATAGGCGTCGGTTACGCGCAGTCCAGCTCGCGAGAGTTGTTCCTTCGGGCGATTTCCGATCTTGGCGCATAGCACTATGTGTATGCCTTCGAGCGCTGCGATGACGCCCTCGAGGATGGCGTCTTCGCCCCCGCCTCCGAGGCAATACCGCTCGACCTTCCGATGCCCGACCAAGCTGATCCCTCTAGGCGAGACTTCATAAACCTGGAATTCCTTCGCGTGGCCGAAGTGTTCGTTGACCCGTCCACCTCCCTTAGTGGCCACCGCAACCAGAAGCGACTTTTCGGAGTCTGTTGCCTTGACCATACCGATGGCCTCGCTCCTCGCCGCCTCATGATCACGGCGCTCGTGTGCGACCACCTGCCGATAGGCCTGACGCTTGCCAGCATCGTAGGCGACATCGTCGGGAATCCCGTCCAGCGTGAATTCCTGGCCACGATCTTCACCGAGCAGGCCGACAGCATCTGCCCGGCACTGCCGGCAGTGGCGCATCAACTTGGCGCCACCTTCAAGTCGATCCTGAAGAGCCATCATCTCCATTGCCGTTGGGCCGCGCTGCCCGATGAGTCCGTAGTGGGTACCGTGCGCCGGGTCCGAAATCAGAGGCATCACGTTGTGCAGAAACGCGCCCCGCTCCCTGACCATTTTGTTCACCTCAAACAGGTGCTGGTCGTTCACTCCAGGAATCATCACCGAGTTGATTTTGGTGAGGATGCCGCGCGCGCTCAGCATCTCCAGGCCCAGCATCTGCCGCGCGTGCAAGATTCGAGCGGCTTCGATGCCGAAGTAGCGGCGATTTTCATAAAAGATCCATGGATAGATCTTCGCGCCGACTTCCGGGTCGACCATGTTGATGGTGACCGTCACGTGATCAACATTCATTTCGGCAAGCTCGGCGACATGGTCCGGCAGCACGAGCCCATTAGTGGAGACGCACAGCTTTATGTCGGGGATTTCCCTGATGACGCGGTCGAGCGTTGCCTTCGTTTTCTCCCAATCGTAACAGGCATCCCCCGGCCCAGCGATGCCAAGAACCGAAAGCTGCGGAACTTTGTTGGCAACGGCGATGACCTTGCGTAGCGCTTGGTCGGGCGTCAACTTCTCAGACACAACACCAGGCCGGCTCTCGTTGGCGCAATCGTATTTGCGATTGCAATAGTTGCACTGGACATTGCAAGCCGGCGCGACCGCCACATGCATACGCGCGAAATAATGATGCGCTTCCTCCGAAAAGCAGGGGTGATCCTTGATCCTTTCCCAAATAGCCGGATCCCCTTCGCCCGGGCTGGTCGGCGACGAGCCGTAGGAGGACGATGCGCAGCCACCGGATTTCGCGGCTGCCAGAAAACCCTCGGATGTCGTGCTAGTCGGCCCCTCAATCGAAACTGTCGGTGAGGACATCAAACGGCTCCGTTGCTGGTAACGTCGCGGTTCAAGGTGCAAGAGCCATACCAACTGAAAAAAGCGGCTTCAGTTCACTATTCGGGTCGATATCGCATTGTGTCAGGCCGGCGCGACACAATTTTGTCCTGCTTGCGACAGTGCAAGTCCAAATCCGTTCAGAAGCACGAAGCACTCCTTGTCGCGCACAGGGCGCGCAAGACCACTGGCCTGACGATTGGCTCATCAGGCTCTTAGAATTTCCTTCACCTCGATACTATGCCGGCGTATCGCCTAGCCGACTTGTCGCAGCTTGAGGCCGAGAATTCGAGCCGCATTAGCCTGAACCCAGCCGGCCTTCTCCATTGTGTCGATCAGCCGTCACGCTCCGTCCGCCGCGGTCTCAGCCCCCGTCCGGCCGTATCGTTAGAATCGCAAGTGGCTATCTCGTGTTCAGGGGGCGCCGATGCGCCGAACCGGCATCGTGCTGGCCCGTGAGAGCTCGTCGATGACATTGCCACGTTCCGAAAGATTGGTTCCTTCCAGAGGAGAACGCCAAGCACGCAGTTCTCCGGCTCGGACGTTGCCGGGGAAATAGCATTGCGAGATCAGCTCAACTGCCGACGGCGCAAAGCCATGGTTCTCCATATTTCAAGGGTAAGCGCTGTGTCCTTCCAGGAGGACCCGCGATCTGTGGGCCTGCCGATTCTGAGGTGGATCGGAGATCGGCTTGTGTCTGAACTTGAACTTACGATTGACCCTGAGCGGCAGCCTCGGCGTTTTCGAGGGTGATCAACGGCGCTGTTGGTCGGCGGCATTGGTCGATGGACGACAAGGCACGGAGTCATTCCGAGACCCTGGAGCCGACGCGGTGATCTCGGAGGTTGCCCGGCGCTACGGGCTGCGGCCGCGGCGGAACGCTCGCAAGCTTGCGACGTCGGCAGGACAGGCCACTCCCGCCTAGTGGTTTCGGTGGCGCCACCGGAACGACCCGTTGGGCCTATCCGTGCACCAGAGCTCAAGGCCACGGCCTGAGAATCGGCCGCCGCTCACCCTACTTGGTTCCTCAGCCGACTGCGCTAAGAAGGAGAGCAACTTCCGTCGGCGCGAGGATCATTGCGTCGTGGCCAGTGGCGAGTTCCTGCCACGCCCAGCCATCCTGCTTCGCGACCCATTCTCGCGCTCCCGCCATCGGCGGGTGGAGTGGATTAGTGCAGACGACATAGGTTCGGGGTCTGCCGTTGCCGAGCGGGTGCTCGAGCTTAAGTCCGCTTTCGTAGGTGCCTGCCGGATGCGGTGTTATCCGGCGCCGCACCCAGTCCGTGAGCGAGTGTCCCTCGGGAATGCCGAATGCTGTTGGCGGCGGAGTCGGCATGAAGATACCCCGTCCTTCCTCCGCAACCAATTTTCGACGGGCCGCGACGATGTCGGGGGCATGGTGCTGAATACACTTTGACCGCTCTCGACGATGGCGCTGTCGAGATAAACGAGATGGCTGATATGGTCGGGTATCCGGTCGGCGGCGCCGGTGATGCTGATGCCGCCTAGACTGTGACCGACAAGGATCACATCGCTCAGCTCTTCCGTCACAATGTGGTTGACGATGTCGGTCACGAATGTGTCGGGCGTGATGTCCTTGCACAGCAAACGTGCGCGTTCGCCGACACCTGGTCGGCGTGGTCACGTGGCATCCCATCTTGCGAAGATTGGCAGCCACGTCCCGCCAACACCATCCGCCATGCCAGGCACCATGCACTAGCACATACGTCTTTGCCATGGGTTGTGCCGTTCCACTTGCTCACCGGCCGTTGTGGCTGCCATCCGGCACGATGGCCGGGCGTTGTCCCAAAGGGGCTCGACCACGTGACCGGTGGTAAGTCCGGCGCACAGGGCAGCGCCGTGGCCTGAGGACACCGCTAACGAGTCAAGGAAATTTGAATTGCGAAAGGCCAATATTCACTAGCTCTTTGCAAGTGGATGGAGAGGCTCATGGTGTGCCGCAGTTGCTCGCTGCCGGCATGCTCTTGGCACGGTCCCGGCTGATCATCCGAACTTGAACAGGACACCAAAGCCGCCGCGCGGATAGTTCCACTCGATGTCGCCGCCTTTCTCGCACAATATCCGGCAGGTGCCGCATTCCATGCAGCCGTCGGCGGTGATCTCGACTTGACCCTTGTCATT
This region of Mesorhizobium sp. M2A.F.Ca.ET.046.03.2.1 genomic DNA includes:
- a CDS encoding transposase — protein: MRRQGSDLVIEQVVPQDERLAIDGHLREFDRLGEDLQVIERDLVRSALEDEGVKRLMTIPGVDITVALAMKGGDRRRVALRRSAEARDLSRVEPKRPAVRPGPAYHGRITKQGRGHARGMLVEAAWAAARAPGPLRAFSLRRASPARTACRGRGNRTQTLCRDLSSVEKGESYA
- a CDS encoding acyl carrier protein — protein: MADQFATDVIALIKKRAESESGEGMPTSFVGEITIATELDALGFDSLGLADVLWDVEQAYGIKIDMNTADAWSNLKNVGDVVEAVRGLLAKEA
- a CDS encoding beta-ketoacyl-[acyl-carrier-protein] synthase family protein — translated: MDRRVVITGVGGLCGLGTDAASMWKEMREGRSAIGPIANSELHDLEGMTGAEIKALPQHDINRKQFVSMARFSLLAVLAAREAMRQAGLSCDEGNAHRFGATVGVGGLGWDVMEETYRALLLDGARRVGILAVPKTMPSAAAGQVSLSLGLRGPVFGVTSACASANHAIASAVDQIKLGRADVMVSGGSDAPFAWGVLKAWEAMRVLSPDTCRPFSADRKGLVLGEGAGMAVLESYEHATRRGATILAEIAGVGLSADAFHIAAPSVEGPASAMRACLADAGLNAEDVDYLNAHGTGTKSNDQTETAAIKRVFGNHAYSMSISSTKSTHAHCLGAASALEMIACVMAIQEDVVPPTANYREPDPACDLDITPNVPRERKVRVAMSNAFAMGGTNAVLAFRQV
- a CDS encoding sugar O-acetyltransferase translates to MMRSQKEKMLAGEFYNAADPEIQADLLATGAWLKRYNDTLGQTTGHWHELLSERLGEVGRGTVIRPPFFCDYGFNIRIGANAYINFNCVILDVVEVKIGQGTAIGPAVQIYTADHPHDAEQRQAGLQVGRPVHIGSRVWIGGGAIILPGVTIGDNAVVGAGCVVTRDVPAGAKVVGIPARVADPHKQA
- a CDS encoding SIR2 family protein; amino-acid sequence: MNTMLSWDHLVVVRGSFAKKLIDLLNGALKADRVIPYLGPGLLQLNPPESPVPCTPEDVAAALNKRAPAPSRIRTNMWSVAQFIEQRRHRRTLQAWMAEIFAAPAEPTVLHAWLATLQLSVIIDSWYDGAMRAALAEAGQTDVVEIQGTTRATGIGNIWTRTYDLSGTELEAEQVARTVLYAPHGSVRPAANFLVADSDYVEVLTEIDIQTPIPDAVKQRRVNRGFFFVGCRFNDQMLRTYARQLMKRPTGPHFAVIDSATLTRNERRFLAEGAITVIDMPIRNAAARLVGVDASQD
- the nifT gene encoding putative nitrogen fixation protein NifT; amino-acid sequence: MKVMIRRTATGLSAYVPKKDLEEPITEIENADLWGGTVTLRNGWRLMLPDLPRDTRLPITVEAMKISDGA
- a CDS encoding nitrogen fixation protein NifZ, whose product is MWSRREQEVEIGRPPRFMQGERVRAIRHIKNDGTYPGKEIGENLVRKGDEGYVRDIGTFLQQFFIYAVEWIDRGTVVGMRARELISLDKVEVPCGAEGISNGGTAG
- a CDS encoding 4Fe-4S binding protein — translated: MALKIIASQCTQCGACEFECPSEAIKFKGDAYVIDPNKCTECKEAFDTQQCVSVCPVPKTCVPA
- the nifB gene encoding nitrogenase cofactor biosynthesis protein NifB: MSSPTVSIEGPTSTTSEGFLAAAKSGGCASSSYGSSPTSPGEGDPAIWERIKDHPCFSEEAHHYFARMHVAVAPACNVQCNYCNRKYDCANESRPGVVSEKLTPDQALRKVIAVANKVPQLSVLGIAGPGDACYDWEKTKATLDRVIREIPDIKLCVSTNGLVLPDHVAELAEMNVDHVTVTINMVDPEVGAKIYPWIFYENRRYFGIEAARILHARQMLGLEMLSARGILTKINSVMIPGVNDQHLFEVNKMVRERGAFLHNVMPLISDPAHGTHYGLIGQRGPTAMEMMALQDRLEGGAKLMRHCRQCRADAVGLLGEDRGQEFTLDGIPDDVAYDAGKRQAYRQVVAHERRDHEAARSEAIGMVKATDSEKSLLVAVATKGGGRVNEHFGHAKEFQVYEVSPRGISLVGHRKVERYCLGGGGEDAILEGVIAALEGIHIVLCAKIGNRPKEQLSRAGLRVTDAYGHDYIETAVSALYAAEFGIRPLAATA
- a CDS encoding helix-turn-helix domain-containing protein; amino-acid sequence: MEKAGWVQANAARILGLKLRQVG
- a CDS encoding alpha/beta fold hydrolase, whose translation is MLCKDITPDTFVTDIVNHIVTEELSDVILVGHSLGGISITGAADRIPDHISHLVYLDSAIVESGQSVFSTMPPTSSRPVENWLRRKDGVSSCRLRRQQHSAFPRDTRSRTGCGAG